A segment of the Methanofollis fontis genome:
GAATACATCGGGATGGTGCTCCGCTCCACCGGGCGGGTGAAGCGCGGTCTCGGCACCATCAGGCAGGACATCAATGTCTCGATCCGCGACGGCGCCCGGGTGGAGATCAAGGGGGTGCAGGAGCTCGACCTCATCGCCGAGGTGGTCGCCAGGGAGGCCCTCCGGCAGACGAACCTGCTCGCCATCAGGGATGAGCTCCGGGCCCGGAACGCCACGGTCGACGACGAAACCCATGACGTCACCGCCCTGTTTGCGGAGACGAGATCCGCCATCCTGAAGCGTGCGAAGGTGGTGCTGGCCGTTATTCTCCCGGGCTATGCGGGGCTCGTCGGACGGGAGATCCAGCCCGGCCGACGGCTTGGCTCGGAGATCTCGGACTATGTCAAGAAGTGCGGCCTCGGCGGTATCTTCCACACCGACGAACTCCCGGCCTATGGCGTGACCGCAGATGAGGTGGCAGGCCTCCGCGCTCACCTCGGCGTGGCCGATGAGGATGCCGTGCTGCTCATTGCCGGGAGCCGCGAGCGCTGCGAGTGCGGGGCGCGTCAGTCGCGGCTGCGCGCCCGCCTCGCCCTGGAGGGAGTGCCCGAGGAGACGAGAAAGATGCTCGAGGGCGGGAGTACGGCCTATATGCGCCCCCTCCCCGGCGCCGCCCGCATGTACCCGGAGACCGATGTCTTCCCGGTGACGATCACCGATGCCGACTGGACGGCGGTGACGGTGCCCGAACTGCTCTCCGACCTCGCCGTGCGCTTCGAAGAGGAACTCGGGCTCGACCCCGGTCTTGCCCGGCAGGTCGCCTATTCCGAGCGTCTCCCCCTCTTCAGGTCGGCGGTGGACGCCGGGATCGGGGCGACCCTTGCGGCCAGGACCGTTCTTGCCACCCTGAAGGAACTCGGACGTGAGGGTGTCGCCGTGGAGCGGATCGCCGCTATGGACCTGGTGCTGGTGCTCCGGGCCGCCGAGGAGGGGCGGGTTGCCAGGGAGGCGGTGCCCGATATTCTCGGCGCCATCGCTGGCGGGGCCGTTGCCGGCGACGCCGTGGAGGCGCATGCGGGCGGGATGGGTGATGAGGAACTCTCCGCTCTTGTGCGCCGGATCGTCGAAGAGCGTGCGGCATTTGTACAGGAGAAGGGGATGCGTGCACTCGGCCCACTGATGGGCGTCGTCATGGAGGAGGCCCGCGGCAAGGTCGACGGCAGGAAGGTAAGTGAGGTGCTCAGGCGGGAGATCTCCCGGCTGGCCTGAGCAACATCTTTAAACCTCCTCCTGAGTAAATATATAAGGAGTCTGATTATGGGCAAAACAGGAACCACCACCTGGGCACAGGTGAAAAATGTCGCAGGCAAGATCCGCCTGGTGAGAGCACAGGAGTCGAACACGAAGAAGCCCGGTCCGAACCAGCGCTTCAAGGCATCGTCGACCCTGAAGAAGATCGCCGCTGAAGCCGAGCGCCAGCAGGGCCGCGGCGGCAGGAACCAGCGCGGTGGCCGCGGCGGTCGCGGCGGCCGCGGTCGCGGCGGTCAGCAGATGAACGACCCCAGGATCCGCCGGCGCATGCCGCGGTCCAAGACCACCGCCCTTGGCGTGAAGGCAAAGTCCCGGTAAGGGGAATATAACAGAAAACCGTCTCTGTGCAGACAGACCGGTTTTCAGATATTTTTTCCGGAGTGGGCGCTCCATACCCCTTGTTCTGTCTTTCCTGCCGATAGATTCTCTTTCTGGCGTCGTTTCCCCGGTATCTTTT
Coding sequences within it:
- a CDS encoding DUF5350 family protein, whose translation is MGKTGTTTWAQVKNVAGKIRLVRAQESNTKKPGPNQRFKASSTLKKIAAEAERQQGRGGRNQRGGRGGRGGRGRGGQQMNDPRIRRRMPRSKTTALGVKAKSR
- the gatE gene encoding Glu-tRNA(Gln) amidotransferase subunit GatE, which translates into the protein MDYDEIGLKAGIEIHQQLDTAEKLFCRCPTRLRQTEEHTGEFFRYLHATVSEMGEIDRAAAEEMMDRRQFRYFTYDTTCLIENDEEPPAPMNQEALGIALQIARTFSMHPVEQVHTMRKLVIDGSNTSGFQRTALVAMGGVLPGGGGVETICLEEEAAQRVEGSTFSLDRLGIPLVEITTAPCMHTPEEVQSTAEYIGMVLRSTGRVKRGLGTIRQDINVSIRDGARVEIKGVQELDLIAEVVAREALRQTNLLAIRDELRARNATVDDETHDVTALFAETRSAILKRAKVVLAVILPGYAGLVGREIQPGRRLGSEISDYVKKCGLGGIFHTDELPAYGVTADEVAGLRAHLGVADEDAVLLIAGSRERCECGARQSRLRARLALEGVPEETRKMLEGGSTAYMRPLPGAARMYPETDVFPVTITDADWTAVTVPELLSDLAVRFEEELGLDPGLARQVAYSERLPLFRSAVDAGIGATLAARTVLATLKELGREGVAVERIAAMDLVLVLRAAEEGRVAREAVPDILGAIAGGAVAGDAVEAHAGGMGDEELSALVRRIVEERAAFVQEKGMRALGPLMGVVMEEARGKVDGRKVSEVLRREISRLA